From Arcticibacter tournemirensis, one genomic window encodes:
- a CDS encoding cation:proton antiporter — MNNSAHHLLSEFQLPLKSPVLVFSLILFIILLSPLILGKIKVPGIIGFIISGIVVGPNGFNVLEKNSAIDLFSTIGLLYIMFIAGLELDMNEFKKKKYKSFAFGFFTFSIPLLLGLPVCYYLLHFSWQASILTASMFATHTLVAYPVVTKFGITRNEAVAIAVGGTILTDTAVLIILAVIIGSGDGSLNFQFWIQLIVSLIIFSLVMFIVIPRITKWFFTRLESEKTSHYIFVLSVVFFAAFLAQAAGVEPIIGAFVAGLALNRLIPASSSLMNRIEFTGNALFIPFFLISVGMIVDLRVLLEGPQALIVAGVLTVMAVVSKWLAAFLTGTIFKYTKAQSLLVFGLSSAHAAATLAIILVGYKAGIIDKNILNGTVILILATCIIASFATEHAAKQIVASEEDYQPEKTNDESPENILMPIANFDNLESMLDLAVLLKDKTSPQPIHLLSVVHNNEDAENNLRIARKRLEGLLHYASASEAGVEVLTTIDYNAASGVVRTSREKDASLIISGWPRKTTFLNKFMGDKTETIIDNTDKNLFVCHLTRPVAVHDRIVLICPPFTEFEAGFSLWLSKVCALAKELSAPVYCHCSLRTENAIVSFLDIKKITVHFNFVDNSDWEHAASLKGWLKADDLLVFVAARKESQSYQKTFEGLQTKLERYFSTVSKILVYPQVNPYTYNSAAIGITGEQ, encoded by the coding sequence ATGAACAATAGCGCTCATCATCTTCTGTCAGAGTTTCAGTTACCTTTAAAAAGTCCGGTGCTGGTATTCTCCCTAATCCTGTTTATTATACTTCTTTCTCCGTTAATCTTAGGTAAAATAAAAGTTCCGGGGATCATTGGTTTTATAATTTCAGGCATAGTAGTGGGCCCAAATGGATTTAATGTCCTGGAGAAAAATTCTGCGATTGACTTATTCTCCACCATCGGCTTATTGTATATTATGTTCATAGCAGGGCTGGAACTTGATATGAATGAGTTTAAGAAGAAGAAGTACAAAAGTTTTGCATTTGGCTTCTTTACTTTTTCTATCCCTCTTCTTTTAGGTTTGCCGGTTTGTTATTACCTGCTTCATTTTTCGTGGCAGGCGTCTATTCTTACCGCCAGTATGTTTGCTACGCATACCCTTGTTGCGTACCCGGTGGTAACTAAATTTGGAATAACCAGGAATGAAGCGGTCGCTATCGCAGTGGGAGGTACTATACTTACCGATACTGCTGTGCTAATCATTCTGGCGGTGATAATAGGATCAGGAGACGGCAGCCTGAATTTTCAGTTCTGGATACAGCTGATCGTTTCGCTTATTATATTTTCGTTGGTCATGTTCATCGTGATCCCCCGCATCACCAAGTGGTTCTTTACAAGGCTGGAAAGTGAGAAAACGTCGCATTACATTTTCGTGTTGTCTGTTGTGTTCTTTGCAGCTTTCCTTGCTCAGGCAGCAGGAGTGGAGCCAATCATCGGGGCTTTCGTTGCCGGCTTAGCTCTAAACCGGCTTATTCCGGCTTCCTCGTCACTTATGAATAGAATAGAGTTTACCGGGAATGCGCTGTTTATTCCTTTTTTTCTGATCAGTGTAGGGATGATAGTAGATCTGAGGGTACTGCTTGAGGGGCCGCAGGCATTGATAGTAGCAGGAGTACTGACAGTGATGGCGGTTGTAAGCAAATGGCTTGCTGCATTTCTTACGGGTACGATCTTTAAGTACACTAAGGCGCAATCGCTGCTTGTTTTCGGTTTAAGCAGCGCTCATGCCGCAGCGACTCTTGCTATCATATTGGTAGGGTATAAAGCCGGCATTATTGACAAAAACATCCTGAACGGCACGGTCATCCTTATTCTGGCGACATGTATAATTGCTTCCTTTGCGACGGAACACGCAGCAAAGCAAATAGTAGCTTCAGAAGAAGATTACCAGCCAGAGAAAACTAATGACGAGTCGCCGGAGAACATTTTGATGCCGATTGCCAATTTTGATAACCTGGAATCCATGCTTGATCTTGCGGTGCTGCTGAAAGACAAAACATCACCACAGCCTATTCATCTTCTTTCGGTGGTTCATAACAATGAAGATGCTGAGAATAATCTTCGGATAGCGAGGAAAAGACTGGAGGGCTTATTGCATTATGCTTCCGCATCGGAAGCAGGGGTGGAAGTGCTCACCACTATAGATTACAATGCTGCCAGTGGGGTTGTACGGACATCGAGAGAAAAGGACGCATCGCTGATTATATCAGGCTGGCCCCGTAAAACAACCTTCCTTAACAAGTTTATGGGAGATAAAACAGAAACTATCATTGACAATACGGATAAAAATCTTTTCGTATGCCATTTAACCCGGCCAGTTGCTGTGCACGACAGGATTGTTCTGATATGTCCGCCATTTACAGAATTCGAGGCCGGTTTTTCTCTTTGGCTTTCAAAGGTGTGTGCGTTAGCTAAAGAGCTTTCAGCTCCAGTTTATTGCCATTGTTCTCTGCGGACAGAAAATGCGATCGTTAGTTTTCTGGATATAAAGAAAATTACAGTACATTTCAATTTTGTTGATAACAGCGACTGGGAGCATGCCGCCTCACTTAAAGGTTGGCTTAAGGCCGATGATCTTCTGGTTTTTGTAGCAGCTCGTAAAGAATCGCAGTCCTATCAGAAAACGTTTGAAGGCCTGCAAACCAAACTTGAACGTTATTTTAGTACTGTTAGTAAAATACTCGTATATCCCCAGGTAAATCCTTACACCTACAACAGTGCAGCGATTGGGATAACCGGCGAGCAGTAG